A region of Haliotis asinina isolate JCU_RB_2024 chromosome 7, JCU_Hal_asi_v2, whole genome shotgun sequence DNA encodes the following proteins:
- the LOC137290890 gene encoding uncharacterized protein, whose protein sequence is MAKKPPTASTRRSKISDTDRLPDRPVKGKIKPEEELKKAFDPMKNLHLWTMWRSAVNGKIVDEAKSFNEQDFREHPLGKSLTNVPLKRLIKHEKGSREIAESMMNPTKQTSTSSNFQSGHRKSYGRSERSDQSGAVCLGTKEFVYFGVPRVVLKK, encoded by the coding sequence ATGGCAAAGAAACCTCCTACCGCCTCAACAAGGAGGTCAAAGATTTCGGACACTGACCGTTTGCCGGACAGGCCCGTGAAAGGAAAGATAAAACCAGAGGAAGAACTTAAGAAGGCATTTGACCCGATGAAGAACCTTCATCTATGGACCATGTGGAGAAGTGCAGTAAATGGCAAGATTGTCGATGAAGCCAAATCTTTCAATGAACAGGACTTCCGGGAGCACCCACTTGGCAAATCATTAACTAACGTTCCTTTGAAACGTTTGATCAAACACGAAAAAGGATCAAGGGAAATAGCAGAGTCCATGATGAACCCGACCAAACAGACTAGCACGTCATCAAACTTTCAAAGTGGACATAGAAAATCTTATGGACGAAGCGAAAGATCTGATCAGAGTGGGGCGGTCTGTCTGGGGACAAAGGAGTTTGTGTATTTCGGTGTCCCTCGTGTGGTTTTAAAGAAATAA